A genomic window from Glycine soja cultivar W05 chromosome 10, ASM419377v2, whole genome shotgun sequence includes:
- the LOC114371809 gene encoding uncharacterized protein LOC114371809: MREAVDKKLFSGFLMGKNNEAVSILQYADDTIFFGEATMQNMKAIKIILRSFELASSLKINFAKNCFGAIGKSDQWRKEDVEYLNCSMLSMSFMYLGIPIGANPRRNELWDPIIRKVPTKVVNKLVSIQRRFLWGGGMEQRKIAWVKWETVCLPKDKRGLGIKDLKTFNTTLLGKWRWDLFQQHGELWAKIMDSKYGGWRSLDEGIRGSNESPWWKDLMMVIH; this comes from the exons ATGAGAGAAGCAGTGGATAAGAAGTTGTTTAGCGGGTTCCTAATGGGGAAAAACAATGAGGCAGTCAGCATCCTACAATATGCTGATGACACCATATTTTTTGGTGAAGCTACAATGCAGAATATGAAGGCAATCAAAATCATTCTGAGGAGTTTTGAACTTGCATCAAgcctcaaaatcaattttgcaaaaaaCTGTTTTGGGGCAATTGGGAAATCAGATCAGTGGAGGAAGGAGGATGTTGAGTATCTAAATTGTAGCATGCTGTCCATGTCATTCATGTATTTGGGTATCCCCATTGGTGCAAACCCAAGACGTAACGAGTTGTGGGATCCTATCATTAGAAA GGTACCCACCAAAGTAGTGAACAAGTTGGTCAGTATTCAACGTAGATTTCTATGGGGCGGTGGAATGGAGCAAAGGAAGATTGCGTGGGTCAAATGGGAAACGGTGTGTCTCCCAAAAGACAAAAGGGGTCTAGGCATAAAGGATCTCAAGACATTCAACACAACATTGCTTGGGAAGTGGAGATGGGATCTATTTCAGCAGCATGGGGAACTGTGGGCCAAAATTATGGATTCTAAATATGGTGGATGGAGATCCCTGGATGAAGGAATAAGAGGCAGCAATGAATCTCCATGGTGGAAGGATCTAATGATGGTGATTCACTAA